ACGGCGGCCGCACTCACACTCGTCGCTGCAAGTCCCGCTCTGGCCGCTAGCCCGCACTTCGTCTCGGCATCTGCGTCCGCGACGGGCGCGACGCTGACAGTCAAGTTCAAGGAGGCCGGGCTCGGGGCAAATCAGGAAATCGTCTACGAAGCCAAGGCGACGCTCAACGCGGACTACGGATGCGTCAACAAGGGCGGCAACAGGCCGAGCGATCCGAAGAAGACCCACATCGAACAGGACGTTACCGAGACTGACACGTTCAGCTCGGGGAAGAACGGCCAAATCACTGCGTCGATCACGCTCAGTGCACCTACAGCGTCCGAGGTGCTGAGCTGCCCGCCCGGACAGACCGCGACAACGTTCCTGGTCGAATGGACGAACGTCTCGATCACAGACACGACCAACAACGTGAAGCGCGACATCCCGGGCACATTCTAGATCGAAAGGAGTGAGAAGCGGGAAGGGCGTGCCCTTCCCGCTTCTCGCTGCGCGCCGGTCGGGTGCAGGCGCCAGCTCACCGCATCGTTGCTCCCTACGGCCCGCGATCATCGTCAGGGCGCGGAGCCATCCGGGCGCCGAACCCAGCGACCACGCGGTCGACGACGAGGCCGAGCAGGATCGCGATGGGGATCGAGATCACCACCGCGAGGAGCGGGCTCTCGGGGAGCGCGCTTCCCACGACGGCCCCGATGGTGACGTTGTAGCCCGCCCACGCGACACCGGCTGCCAAGGAGAGCGGCAGGTACCGCCGGAGCGGCACGCGACCCGCGCCGGCCGCGATGTTCACCGCGATCCTTGCGAACGGCACGTACCTGGCCGTGAACACGAGCACCGCGGTTCGACGATGCACGCCGAGCATCGCACGGTCGATCGCCGCGGCCACTCGTGCCCGGCGCTGCCAGCGCCAGCGGTCGACGCCGATGCGGCGGCCCATGAGGTAGCAGAGCCCGTCGCCGACGACCGCGCCGGCGGCAGCGACCGCGATGGTGGCGCCGACCGCCGGATCGCCGGTCGTCGCGGCCAGCGCGCCCAGCGCGACGACGGCGGTCTCGCTCGGCAGCACGACGAGGAACGCGTCGCCCACGACGAGCGCGAACAGCGCCGGAAGCAGCCACGGCGAGGCCGCGAGACCGATGATCCACGCAGCATCCACCCGGCCGTTCTAGCGGAACTGGGTGAACAACCGGCGACGTGCCGGCATATCGCTCGCTGCGCGCTGACTCAGTCGTCGAGCACGAAGGTGACCTCGAGCGTCACCGACCAAGCGGTGATCTTCCCCTCTTTCGCTTCGACCTTCTGCTCCTTGATCCACGCACCGCTGACGTGGCGCAGCGTCTGCGAGGCACGGGCGACGCCCGCCGCGACGGCGTCTTCGAAGCTCGTATCGGATCGGACCGTGATGGTGGTGACACGTGCGACGGATGACATGGCATTCCTCCTTGAATGAAACGTGCATGCGTACGTCCCCCATCATCCGCCCGACCGTCGACGAAAGCGAGCGACCTCTGCCCACGGCATCCGCCGGCGGTCGCCCGCTGACGCGCCGTCGACGGGCCGACGAACGGCAACCGACGGCTCGGTGAACCCTCGGCGCTCACGCCCGAATCGGCGAGCGGCGATCCCGTCGTGCGCTCACGCTGGAAGCGTGAAGGTCGTCCTCCTCGCAGAATCGTTCCTCCCGCACATGAACGGGGTGACGCACTCGCTGTTGCAGGCGCTGCGCCATCTCGAGCGACGCGGCCACGAGGCCCTCGTCATCGCGCCGCGCTCCGGCCCGATCGACGAGCCCCTCTTCGGTGCCCGCACCGTGCTCCTGCCGTCGATGCCGTTGCCGAGCTATCCCGACGTGCGCGTCACCCTCGCGAGCGTGCCTCGGCTCGCGTCGGTCATCCGCGACTTCGGCGCCGACGTCATGCACCTCGCGTCGCCGTTCGTGCTCGGCTGGCGCGGGCTCGCCGCTGCCGAGGCGGTGGGTATCCCCACGATCGCGGTGTACCAGACCGACATCCCCTCGTACGCCGAACGGTACGGCGTGCCGGGCGCGGCCCCTGCGCTCACTCGGCATCTCGGGCGCCTGCACCGCAGGGCGACGCTCACGCTCGCGCCGTCGTCGTCGGCGCTCGATCGCCTCGGCGGTCTCGGCGTCGACAGCTTGCGACTGTGGCGCCGCGGTGTCGACACCGAACGATTCGCTCCGTCGCGCCGAAGCGAGGCCTGGCGACGCGACGTCGCACCCGGTGGAGAGGTCGTCGTCGGCTACGTCGGCCGACTGGCCGCCGAGAAGCAAGTGGAGGATCTCCGCGCGATCGCCGACCTCGACGGCACCCGCCTCGTCATCATCGGCGACGGTCCGTCGAGGCCGGCACTCGAGCGGATGCTGCCCGCTGCGCGGTTCACGGGGTTCCTCGGAGGGGATGCGCTCGCCGAGGCCATGGCGAGCATCGACGTCTTCGTACACCCGGGGGAGAGCGAGACCTTCTGCCAGACGATCCAGGAGGCGCTCGCGAGCGGTGTCCCGGTCGTCGCCACCGGGCGCGGAGGGCCGCTCGACCTCGTGCAGAACAGCGTGAACGGATGGCTCTACCGGCCGGGCGACCTCGAAGAGCTCCGCGAGCGCGTGCGCGACCTGACCGGTGACGATGCGAAGCGCCGGGCGTTCGGCGTGGAGGCCCGCCGTGCCGTCGCCGGTCGGGGCTGGGACAGGCTCGGCGACGAGCTCATCGGCCACTACGGCGAGGCGAGGCGGTTGCACTCGGCCGGTCGCTCGGCCGTCCGGCCGGTCGAACATCCGGCCCGCCCGAAGGCGGCGGCGACCCCGGTCGCGGCGAGCGAATGGGCGCAGGATGGCGGAGCGGCATCCGTACCGACCGCTGCGCCGCGCTGGCGCCGGTACGTGGCCGTCGGCGACTCGCTCACCGAGGGACTGTGCGACACGTCGCGGATGCCGGAGGGGGAGTTCCGCGGCTGGGCCGACCGGCTCGCAATGCTGCTCGCGCTCTCGAGCCCGGCCGAGCGCGTCGACTATGCCAACCTCGCGGTGCGAAGCCGCAAAGTCGCCGATGTCGTCGATCGCCAGGTACCGATCGCGGCGGCGCTCGACGCCGATCTCGTGACGGTGCTCGTCGGCGGCAACGACCTCGTCGGGCGCCGTGCCGATGCCCGTCGCCTCGCCGATCGTCTCGGCTCCGGCATCAAGGCACTGCGTGCGACGGGATGCGACGTGCTTGTCGTCACCGCCTTTATGCCGCGGCGGCCGGCCGCCCGCCTCTTCGAGGCACGATTCGCGGCGTTCAACACGCGGCTTCGCGAGGTCGCACACGAGCACGGTGCGATGCTGCTCGACGTCGACGCTCATCCCGAGCTCGTCGAGCGCCCGCGTTGGTCCGAGGACCGCGTGCACTTGAACGCCGCGGGGCATCGCGGTCTCGCGTATGCCGCGGCACGCGTGCTCGGAGTGCCCGACGCGGTCGAGCTCGGCGCCCTCGAACTCGCGATGCACGACGCCGACGAGTCACCGGCGCAAGAGCTCGGCGACCTCGAATGGCTGCGCCGCCATGCCGTGCCATGGGCGCTCCGGCGGCTGGCCGGGCGCACGGCGGGCGACGGGAGATCGCCCAAGCGTGAGGCGATCACGCCCGTCGCGGTGCAGGCGAGGCAGAATACGCGCTCGCGGCGCGGGCCGGTGTCGCGGTGAGCCGGCCGCTCAGCCGCTCTTGCGACGGAACTCGCGCTGCTTCTCAGCGGGGCCGTGGGTGTTCTGCACCGCTGAGCCACCGTCGAGGTGCGATTCGCCGGACCGCTTCTCGGCCGCCTTCTTCTTGCGATCGAGGGCCTCGCGGAACTTGCGCTTCGTCTCCTCGGAGGCGCCGGTGTTGGTCTGCTCGTCGGAAGTCATGCCTTCGAGTCTGCCATGGAAATACTTCACGAGCCGCTTCACGGATGCCGCGGCGCCGGACATCCGCGTCCCGACTCGCGACGGCGGGAATACCCTCCTCTGCTAGAGTTGGAGCGGTCACCCGATGGGTTGCCGTCGTCTGAGGTGCCGCGAAGCGGTGCCGCATCCGCTCGGATGCAGGCGCACAACTGAATATCGAGCACCGACGGAGCAGGCCGGCAGGAAGCTGGTCCCCTGTGGTGGATCACCAACCGACGCGGATGGTGGACTTCTACTGGTGGCCAGCGTGAGCGCATCGACCTGATGTTTTTCGTACTGCCTGTTCCCTGCTCCCGAGTATGAGTCGCGCCCACACGGGGAGCGACGTAAAACAAAGGAGAAGACCTCTTGGAAGGTCCTGAAATCACGTTCGCCGAAGCCGTCATCGACAATGGCAAGTTCGGCACCCGCACGATCCGCTTCGAGACCGGCCGTCTCGCCCAGCAGGCGCAGGGTTCCGCCGCTGCCTACATCGACGAAGAGACCATGCTGCTCTCGGCGACCTCGGTCTCCAAGCAGCCGAAGGAGCACTTCGACTTCTTCCCGCTCACGATCGACGTCGAAGAGCGCATGTACGCCGCGGGTCGCATCCCGGGCTCGTTCTTCCGTCGTGAGGGCCGCCCCTCGACCGAGGCGATCCTCACCTGCCGCCTGATCGACCGCCCCCTGCGCCCCTCGTTCGTCGAGGGCCTCCGCAATGAGGTCCAGGTCGTCGTCACGGTGCTTGCGATCGAGCCCGACGAGTTCTACGACGTGCTCGCCATCAACGCGGCATCCCTCTCGACGCAGCTCTCGGGGCTGCCCTTCTCCGGCCCGGTCGGCGGCGTTCGCGTCGCGCTGATCGACGGCCAGTGGGTCGCGTTCCCGAAGTACTCGCAGATCGAAGACGCCGTGTTCAGCATGGTCGTCGCCGGTCGCGTGGTCACCGAGGCCGATGGCTCGCAGGATGTCGCGATCATGATGATCGAGGCCGAGGCCACCGACAACGCCTGGAACCTCATCCAGGCCGGTGCGGTCAAGCCCGACGAGGGCGTCATCGCCCAGGGCATCGAGGCGTCGAAGCCGTTCATCAAGCAGCTCGTCGAAGCGCAGCAGAGTGTCGCGGCCACCGCGGCCAAGCCGACCGCCGACTACCCGACGTTCCCGCCCTACCAGGCCGGCACGAAGGAGGTCGTCGAGGCGATCGCCCTCGAGGAGCTCAAGGGCATCTACCAGATCGCCGGCAAGTCCGAGCGTCAAGACGCCGACGACGCGCTGAAGTCGCGCGTCAAGGCCGAGGTCGCCGCCAAGGTCGCGAACGGCGAGCTGCCCGAGTCCGCGAACGACGAGGTCTCCGCCGCGTACAAGTCGGTAACGAAGCACGTCGTGCGCTCGCGGGTCCTCGAAGAGGGCGTGCGCATCGATGGTCGCGGCCTCGCCGACATCCGCCCGCTCGACGCTGAGGTGCAGGTCGTGCCTCGCGTGCACGGTTCGGCGATCTTCCAGCGTGGAGAGACGCAGATCCTCGGCGTGACGACGCTCAACATGCTGAAGCTCGAGCAGCAGATCGACTCGCTGAGCCCGGTCACGAAGAAGCGCTACATGCACAACTACAACTTCCCGCCGTACTCGACGGGTGAGACGGGTCGTGTCGGTTCGCCGAAACGTCGTGAGATCGGGCACGGCGCACTCGCCGAGCGCGCGCTCATGCCCGTGCTGCCCACGCGCGAGGAGTTCCCCTACGCGATCCGCCAGGTCTCAGAGGCGCTCAGCTCCAACGGCTCCACGTCGATGGGGTCGGTCTGCGCCTCGACCCTCTCGCTCCTCAACGCCGGTGTGCCGCTGCGCGCCCCGGTCGCGGGCATCGCGATGGGCCTCATCTCCGACACCGTGAACGGGGAGACCCGCTACGCGGCGCTCACCGACATCCTCGGTGCCGAAGACGCGCTCGGCGACATGGACTTCAAGGTCGCGGGCACTGCGGAGTTCGTCACGGCGATCCAGCTCGACACGAAGCTCGACGGCATCCCGGCATCCGTGCTGGCCGGCGCGCTCACGCAGGCGAAAGACGCCCGCACGACGATCCTCGCCGTGCTCAACGCCGCGATCGACGGTCCCGACGAGATGGCCGCCACGGCGCCTCGCGTGATCTCGGTGCAGATCCCCGTCGACAAGATCGGCGAGCTGATCGGCCCGAAGGGCAAGACGATCAACGCGATCCAAGACGAGACCGGCGCCGACATCTCCATCGAGGAAGACGGCACCGTCTACATCGGCGCGACCGACGGCCCCTCGGCCGAGGCCGCCCGCGCCCAGGTCAATGCGATCGCCAACCCGACCAACCCCGAGGTCGGCGAGCAGTTCCTCGGCACCGTCGTGAAGATCGCCGCCTTCGGCGCGTTCGTCTCGCTGCTGCCCGGAAAAGACGGACTGCTGCACATCTCCGAGGTGCGCAAGCTCGCCGGCGGCAAGCGCGTCGAGAACGTCGAAGACGTGCTCGGCGTGGGCCAGAAGATCCTCGTCGAGATCACGAAGATCGACGACCGCGGAAAGCTCTCGCTCGCCCCGGTGGTGGCCGAAGACGCCGACACCGACGGCCGCGGCGCCGAGGCCGAGCACGCGCTCGACCCCGCTGAGGGCGTCGACGCGTAGTCGAATCGTTCGCAACGGATGCCCGTCCTGCTTCGGCAGGGCGGGCATCCGTCGTTCATGGGTCATCCCGGTCGTTCCAATCGCGTGCCCGCCACGTGACCGGTGATACATTGCGGCTATGCCCGCCGGTGCGGAGTCGGTCCGTGGCCCGAGCCTGGTCGCCGCGACCGCCCTGCTCGTGCTCATCCCGGCATGGTTTGCCGCGCCACTCCTCGAGTTCACTCGAGGGGACCGTTATGCCGACACCGACGATCCCGCGGGGAGCCTCGAGTTCGTCGAACGCTCGGGCGTCGTCGTCGTGCTGTCGGGTATTGCCGTGCTTTTCGTCGCCGGCGCCCTCGTCGTCGCGGCCGCGGCATTGGAGGTGCTGCTCACCCGGCAGACGCCGGGCGGCACGACCTCCGGCATCCGCTCGATCGCGGTCGTGGCGTACCTCGGGGCGGGACTCCTGACGCTCACTGGGGCATTGCGCGTATCGAGCCCCGGTACGCTCTCCCACCTCGGCCGAGCTGAACGTCGAGTGGGGGCGCACCGGCTACCTCGTGATGCATCTCGTCGGCGTCCAGGGTGCAGGTGCGGGAGCGCGGCTCGCGATCGCCGTGTGGATTGCCGGCATCATGATCATCGCCGTTCGGCGACGGATGCTGCCGGGGTGGGTCTTCGTGCTCGCACCTGTGCCGATCGTCCTGATCCTCTCGCTCGTCGGTCCGCTGCTGTCGTTGCCCCTCGGCGATGAGTCGGCGGTCGGCGAGGTCGCGTGGATCGTGCTCATGCTCGTGTTCTTCGTCGGCGTTCCGCTGTGGTGCGGGGTGATCGCGGGGTGTCTCTTCGCTGGAGCACGCCGCGCGCATCGGCGTTTTGCCTGACGAGCGCCTCACACCTCGCGCTCGAGCAACGGGCCCAGGCGATACGGGATCAGCTCGCCCATCGCGAGCGAGGTCTCGGTGCGCTCGACGCCGTCGATCGCGAGGATCTCGCCGTCGATGCGGAACAGGTCGTGCGCGTCGCGGCAGATCACGCGAACGAGCAGGTCGATCGACCCGCTGAGCCCGTGCGCCTGGATCACCTCGGGAATGCGGGCGATGTCGTCGACGACTTCTCTCAGGCGCTTCTGGCGCACGTGCACCGAGATGAACGCCTCGAGCGGGAAGCCGAGCGGCGCGGGGTCGATGCTTCGCTCGAACGAGAGGAATGCGCCGGATGCCTCGAGCCGCGACATCCGCGCCTGCACCGTGTTGCGCGAGAGGCCGAGCCGGTCGGCGAGCGCGACGACGGTGGCCCGTGGGTCGGCGGAGAGCGCAGCGAGGAGCGCCCGGTCGACTGCGTCGTAATCGCTCATGTTGCCACACGATAGCACCGACATCCGGGGTCCGTATTGGCAATGTGCTCAATCTGCGAGCTGATGCTTGAGCTGTGTGATCGGCGGACGTAGCATCGAAGTAACCGGCAGAGTGGCCGGGTTCGGGCATCCCACGAAGCGAGCCCGCCGACAGCGAGGATCGACGATGAACCCATCCGACCGAGACGCAACCGGGCTCCTCACGCGGCCCGACGAATTCGTGCAGCTCGTCACGCCCACCGGCGAGCGCCGGGCCGACGCCGACTTCGACCCGTGGGTGAGCGACATCGACACCGCGGCCCTCGGCCGGCTCTACCGCGACATGGTCATCGTGCGACGCCTCGACACCGAGGCCACCGCGCTCCAACGCCAGGGCGAACTCGGTCTCTGGCCGCCCCTCGCGGGCCAGGAGGCCGCCCAGATCGGCTCGGCGCGCGCGATGCGCGACGACGACTTCGCCTTCACGAGCTATCGCGAGCACGGCGTCGCGTGGTGTCGCGGCGTCGGCCCCGCCGAACTGCTCACGGTGTGGCGAGGCACCGCCGCGTCGGGCTGGAACCCGTTCGAGCGCGGCATCGCCGTTCCGCAGATCATCATCGGCGCACAGTCGCTGCACGCCACGGGCTGGGCGATGGGCGCCGCCTGGGAGGGGTCGGATGCCGCGGCCATCGCCTACTTCGGCGACGGCGCCACGAGCGAGGGCGACGTGAACGAGGCGCTCGTCTTCGCGGCGAGCTTCAACGCGCCGGTCGTGTTCTTCTGCCAGAACAACCAGTGGGCGATCTCCGAGCCCGTGGGGCTCCAGTCGAAGCAACCGCTCGCTCGCCGCGCCGACGGCTTCGGCATGCCCGGCATCAGGGTCGACGGCAACGACGTGCTCGCCGTGCTCGCCGCGACGAGGATCGCACTCGATCGCGCCCGGCGAGGAGAGGGGCCGACGTTCATCGAGGCCGTGACCTACCGAATCGGTCCGCACACGACTGCCGACGACCCCACGCGCTACCGCACCGAGGTCGAGCTCGCCGAATGGCGCGAGCGCGATCCCCTCACGCGCGTGCTCGCCCTGCTCGAGGCCTCCGGCGTCGACTCCGCCGGGCTCGAGCGCGAGGTCGCGGTCGAGGCCGACCGGGCGGCTGCCGAGCTCCGCAGCGCGTGCATCGCGATCGCCGATCCCGAGCCCCTCAGCGTCTTCGACCACGTCTACGCCGAGCCGAACAGCCATCTCGAACGGCAGCGCGCTCATTACGTGCGCTACCTCGCGACCTTCGAGGAGACGGATGCCGCGCCCGCCGGCGATGCCGGCACCGGCACGGAAGGCGGCGCTCGATGACCACACTCACCCTGGCC
The Agromyces albus DNA segment above includes these coding regions:
- a CDS encoding polyribonucleotide nucleotidyltransferase, translating into MEGPEITFAEAVIDNGKFGTRTIRFETGRLAQQAQGSAAAYIDEETMLLSATSVSKQPKEHFDFFPLTIDVEERMYAAGRIPGSFFRREGRPSTEAILTCRLIDRPLRPSFVEGLRNEVQVVVTVLAIEPDEFYDVLAINAASLSTQLSGLPFSGPVGGVRVALIDGQWVAFPKYSQIEDAVFSMVVAGRVVTEADGSQDVAIMMIEAEATDNAWNLIQAGAVKPDEGVIAQGIEASKPFIKQLVEAQQSVAATAAKPTADYPTFPPYQAGTKEVVEAIALEELKGIYQIAGKSERQDADDALKSRVKAEVAAKVANGELPESANDEVSAAYKSVTKHVVRSRVLEEGVRIDGRGLADIRPLDAEVQVVPRVHGSAIFQRGETQILGVTTLNMLKLEQQIDSLSPVTKKRYMHNYNFPPYSTGETGRVGSPKRREIGHGALAERALMPVLPTREEFPYAIRQVSEALSSNGSTSMGSVCASTLSLLNAGVPLRAPVAGIAMGLISDTVNGETRYAALTDILGAEDALGDMDFKVAGTAEFVTAIQLDTKLDGIPASVLAGALTQAKDARTTILAVLNAAIDGPDEMAATAPRVISVQIPVDKIGELIGPKGKTINAIQDETGADISIEEDGTVYIGATDGPSAEAARAQVNAIANPTNPEVGEQFLGTVVKIAAFGAFVSLLPGKDGLLHISEVRKLAGGKRVENVEDVLGVGQKILVEITKIDDRGKLSLAPVVAEDADTDGRGAEAEHALDPAEGVDA
- a CDS encoding DedA family protein encodes the protein MDAAWIIGLAASPWLLPALFALVVGDAFLVVLPSETAVVALGALAATTGDPAVGATIAVAAAGAVVGDGLCYLMGRRIGVDRWRWQRRARVAAAIDRAMLGVHRRTAVLVFTARYVPFARIAVNIAAGAGRVPLRRYLPLSLAAGVAWAGYNVTIGAVVGSALPESPLLAVVISIPIAILLGLVVDRVVAGFGARMAPRPDDDRGP
- a CDS encoding Lrp/AsnC family transcriptional regulator produces the protein MSDYDAVDRALLAALSADPRATVVALADRLGLSRNTVQARMSRLEASGAFLSFERSIDPAPLGFPLEAFISVHVRQKRLREVVDDIARIPEVIQAHGLSGSIDLLVRVICRDAHDLFRIDGEILAIDGVERTETSLAMGELIPYRLGPLLEREV
- the pdhA gene encoding pyruvate dehydrogenase (acetyl-transferring) E1 component subunit alpha; amino-acid sequence: MNPSDRDATGLLTRPDEFVQLVTPTGERRADADFDPWVSDIDTAALGRLYRDMVIVRRLDTEATALQRQGELGLWPPLAGQEAAQIGSARAMRDDDFAFTSYREHGVAWCRGVGPAELLTVWRGTAASGWNPFERGIAVPQIIIGAQSLHATGWAMGAAWEGSDAAAIAYFGDGATSEGDVNEALVFAASFNAPVVFFCQNNQWAISEPVGLQSKQPLARRADGFGMPGIRVDGNDVLAVLAATRIALDRARRGEGPTFIEAVTYRIGPHTTADDPTRYRTEVELAEWRERDPLTRVLALLEASGVDSAGLEREVAVEADRAAAELRSACIAIADPEPLSVFDHVYAEPNSHLERQRAHYVRYLATFEETDAAPAGDAGTGTEGGAR
- a CDS encoding GDSL-type esterase/lipase family protein; translation: MKVVLLAESFLPHMNGVTHSLLQALRHLERRGHEALVIAPRSGPIDEPLFGARTVLLPSMPLPSYPDVRVTLASVPRLASVIRDFGADVMHLASPFVLGWRGLAAAEAVGIPTIAVYQTDIPSYAERYGVPGAAPALTRHLGRLHRRATLTLAPSSSALDRLGGLGVDSLRLWRRGVDTERFAPSRRSEAWRRDVAPGGEVVVGYVGRLAAEKQVEDLRAIADLDGTRLVIIGDGPSRPALERMLPAARFTGFLGGDALAEAMASIDVFVHPGESETFCQTIQEALASGVPVVATGRGGPLDLVQNSVNGWLYRPGDLEELRERVRDLTGDDAKRRAFGVEARRAVAGRGWDRLGDELIGHYGEARRLHSAGRSAVRPVEHPARPKAAATPVAASEWAQDGGAASVPTAAPRWRRYVAVGDSLTEGLCDTSRMPEGEFRGWADRLAMLLALSSPAERVDYANLAVRSRKVADVVDRQVPIAAALDADLVTVLVGGNDLVGRRADARRLADRLGSGIKALRATGCDVLVVTAFMPRRPAARLFEARFAAFNTRLREVAHEHGAMLLDVDAHPELVERPRWSEDRVHLNAAGHRGLAYAAARVLGVPDAVELGALELAMHDADESPAQELGDLEWLRRHAVPWALRRLAGRTAGDGRSPKREAITPVAVQARQNTRSRRGPVSR
- a CDS encoding dodecin family protein, producing the protein MSSVARVTTITVRSDTSFEDAVAAGVARASQTLRHVSGAWIKEQKVEAKEGKITAWSVTLEVTFVLDD
- a CDS encoding DUF5302 domain-containing protein, with amino-acid sequence MTSDEQTNTGASEETKRKFREALDRKKKAAEKRSGESHLDGGSAVQNTHGPAEKQREFRRKSG